In Geothermobacter hydrogeniphilus, a single window of DNA contains:
- a CDS encoding type IV toxin-antitoxin system AbiEi family antitoxin domain-containing protein: MSENLRQSIPFEEFDYQALMGALADYACPRDKVTELLAKGDIIRVKKGLYIFGEKWRRRPYSREILANLLYGPSCVSLDYALHYHGLIPERVEAVTSVTPKRASRFTTPVGLFFYSCVPEAGFALGIGRVELEDGRAFLIAVPEKALADKLRKERGLGLRTQRECLEYLVENLRIEEAALREMSADLLDELSRACRSPRIALLARLVRRLARKKG; this comes from the coding sequence ATGAGCGAAAATCTGCGCCAGTCCATCCCTTTTGAGGAATTCGACTACCAGGCCCTTATGGGCGCCCTGGCCGACTATGCCTGTCCCCGGGACAAGGTGACCGAGCTGCTGGCCAAGGGGGACATCATCCGGGTCAAGAAGGGACTGTACATCTTCGGGGAGAAATGGCGCCGCAGGCCCTACTCGCGGGAGATTCTCGCCAATCTGCTCTACGGTCCCTCCTGCGTCTCTCTCGACTATGCACTGCACTACCATGGCCTGATCCCCGAGCGGGTCGAGGCTGTCACCTCGGTGACCCCAAAGCGCGCCTCGCGTTTTACCACCCCCGTTGGCCTCTTTTTCTACAGTTGCGTCCCGGAGGCCGGCTTCGCCCTTGGCATCGGCCGGGTAGAACTCGAAGACGGTCGGGCCTTCCTGATCGCCGTTCCGGAAAAGGCCCTGGCGGACAAGCTCCGCAAGGAGCGGGGCCTGGGGCTGAGAACCCAGAGGGAGTGCCTAGAGTACCTGGTGGAGAATTTGCGGATCGAAGAGGCGGCGCTACGGGAAATGAGCGCCGACTTGCTCGATGAACTTTCTCGGGCCTGTCGCTCGCCGCGGATTGCCCTGCTGGCCAGGCTGGTACGACGTCTGGCACGGAAAAAAGGCTAG
- a CDS encoding ATP-binding protein gives MIQTKSLYPRLLEKQIDDALADTPVVLVAGPRQAGKTTLVRQLASREMRYLTLDDQLTLLAAQEDPTGLVRNLARAIIDEIQRAPQLLLAIKKAVDEDRRPGRFLLTGSTNLMTLPTVADSLAGRMETLTLLPLSQNEIHGGSTNWIERAYEGRIPDVKQVFLGEKLDQIVLQGGYPEAISRATPRRRVAWHRQYIDAIIQRDVREVADIDKLDLLPRFVQALAQVSGQLCNYSRVAGQVGLDHKTAARYLGVLEQLFLLRRIEPWAHNRLKRMVKTPKVQFLDSGLLAALADITPGRIHQDRACFGTILETFVFSELLKHSMTANSTYRLLYYRDHDQYEVDFVIENAMGELIGVEVKAAATVQGRDLRGLKRLANVAGKQFRLGVILYDGTETLPLGDRLWAAPLSSLWGG, from the coding sequence ATGATTCAAACAAAGTCTCTCTACCCTCGCCTTCTTGAAAAACAAATTGACGACGCATTGGCAGACACCCCGGTGGTTCTGGTAGCCGGACCGCGTCAGGCGGGAAAAACGACACTGGTGCGGCAACTGGCTTCAAGGGAGATGCGCTACCTGACGCTGGATGACCAGCTGACCTTGCTGGCCGCACAGGAAGATCCAACAGGTCTTGTCAGAAACCTGGCCCGCGCGATCATCGATGAAATTCAACGCGCCCCACAATTGCTGCTCGCCATAAAAAAAGCGGTTGATGAAGACCGACGCCCCGGCCGCTTTCTGCTGACGGGTTCGACCAATCTGATGACCTTGCCGACCGTTGCCGATTCGCTCGCCGGTCGCATGGAGACCCTGACCCTGTTGCCATTGTCGCAAAATGAAATTCACGGCGGCAGCACAAACTGGATCGAGCGTGCCTATGAGGGACGGATTCCAGACGTAAAACAGGTTTTTCTGGGCGAGAAGCTGGATCAAATTGTCCTTCAGGGAGGCTATCCGGAAGCGATTTCCCGCGCCACACCGCGCCGCCGGGTGGCATGGCACCGCCAATATATCGATGCCATTATCCAGCGCGACGTGCGGGAGGTGGCGGATATCGACAAGCTGGACCTGCTGCCCAGGTTTGTGCAGGCATTGGCCCAGGTTTCCGGACAACTGTGCAATTATTCCCGGGTGGCCGGACAGGTGGGACTGGATCACAAGACGGCCGCCCGCTACCTTGGTGTCCTGGAACAACTGTTCCTGCTTCGCCGGATCGAACCCTGGGCTCATAACCGTCTGAAACGCATGGTCAAAACGCCCAAAGTGCAGTTCCTCGATTCCGGCCTGCTGGCTGCACTGGCGGACATAACTCCCGGACGAATTCACCAGGACCGTGCTTGTTTCGGCACCATTCTGGAAACTTTTGTTTTCAGCGAACTGCTGAAACATTCCATGACCGCGAACAGCACATATCGCCTGCTGTATTACCGGGACCACGATCAATACGAGGTGGATTTCGTTATCGAGAATGCCATGGGAGAACTGATCGGAGTAGAAGTGAAAGCCGCCGCTACCGTCCAGGGTCGGGATCTGCGTGGACTGAAACGTCTGGCCAATGTTGCCGGAAAACAGTTTCGCCTGGGGGTCATCCTGTATGATGGCACCGAAACCCTGCCCCTTGGTGACCGTCTCTGGGCGGCCCCGCTGTCATCGTTATGGGGCGGATAG
- a CDS encoding nucleotidyl transferase AbiEii/AbiGii toxin family protein — protein sequence MQVRPLLVKFFERAAFYGGTALRILYGLDRFSEDLDFSLLRPMPDFSLGRYSQALERELAAFGFEVRVEQKGKAVATAVQSAFLKADTANELLVIQAGEPIRRQIPAGQVTRIKIEVDTAPPPGFATENKFLLQPIPFSVRSYRLPDLFAGKMHAVLCRRWKNRVKGRDWYDLIWYCAHHPELHLAHLEQRMRQSGHWNGTASLSPDSFHDLLAGSIGRLDVDQARREVLPFVRNPEALAVWSREFFLDVVRRIRFV from the coding sequence ATGCAGGTACGTCCCCTATTGGTTAAGTTCTTTGAGAGGGCCGCTTTTTACGGTGGGACCGCCTTGCGCATTCTGTATGGGTTGGACCGTTTTTCCGAAGACCTCGATTTTTCCCTTTTGCGGCCCATGCCTGATTTCAGCCTGGGGCGCTACAGCCAGGCGCTGGAGCGTGAACTGGCGGCCTTTGGTTTCGAGGTGCGGGTGGAACAGAAGGGGAAGGCCGTCGCGACGGCAGTACAGTCGGCCTTTTTGAAGGCCGACACCGCCAATGAACTGCTGGTCATTCAGGCCGGCGAGCCCATCCGCCGCCAGATTCCGGCCGGCCAGGTTACCCGAATCAAAATCGAGGTTGACACCGCACCGCCGCCGGGCTTTGCCACGGAAAACAAGTTCTTGCTGCAGCCGATCCCCTTCAGTGTTCGCAGTTACCGTCTGCCCGACCTGTTCGCCGGAAAGATGCACGCCGTACTCTGTCGGCGCTGGAAAAACCGTGTGAAGGGCCGCGACTGGTACGACCTGATCTGGTATTGTGCCCACCATCCGGAACTGCATCTGGCCCATCTGGAGCAGCGGATGCGTCAGAGCGGCCACTGGAACGGGACGGCAAGCCTCAGCCCCGATTCGTTCCATGATCTGCTTGCCGGGAGCATCGGTCGGCTTGATGTCGATCAAGCCCGCAGGGAGGTTCTGCCGTTTGTCCGAAACCCGGAAGCACTGGCCGTCTGGTCACGGGAGTTTTTTCTCGACGTGGTGAGGCGGATCAGGTTCGTCTGA
- a CDS encoding RtcB family protein encodes MRINRKLWSLLPLEQIDPGARQQIFDCLRDDRVLQMAVMPDVHTGYDLPIGGVVLVEGHVSPGYVGYDIGCGMCAVNTGIPAADLLPDQAAGKDLFTRIMQQIPTGLGGHHRSDPYPPFVSAGEDKALTTKVNRSVKGQLGSLGSGNHFIEISADRQGRCWITVHSGSRNAGHSVAGYYMAQARRIGDRFLSLHSEIGQAYLRDMIYCQNFALANRLKIVEGVLRIMGFSAADIGRLTTENLINENHNHAELQDGNLVLHRKGATPATDGQKGIIPANMRDGIYVTVGLGNRDYLQSASHGAGRVMSRSEGRRRVKLDNFRESMKGIIARVDKATLDESPFVYKEIGSVLAAQEGVVIEVINHLRPLVNIKGA; translated from the coding sequence ATGCGGATCAACAGAAAACTCTGGAGCCTGCTCCCCCTGGAGCAGATTGACCCGGGAGCCCGACAGCAGATTTTTGACTGTCTCCGGGATGACCGCGTTCTGCAGATGGCGGTGATGCCGGATGTCCATACCGGCTACGACCTGCCGATCGGCGGGGTTGTCCTGGTCGAGGGGCATGTCTCGCCCGGCTATGTCGGCTACGATATCGGCTGCGGCATGTGCGCAGTCAACACCGGCATCCCGGCCGCGGACCTGCTGCCGGACCAGGCTGCCGGGAAGGACCTTTTCACCCGCATCATGCAACAGATCCCGACGGGACTGGGCGGCCATCACCGCTCTGATCCATACCCGCCGTTTGTTTCAGCCGGCGAAGACAAGGCCCTGACCACCAAAGTCAACCGCAGCGTCAAGGGGCAGCTGGGAAGCCTCGGCAGCGGCAATCATTTTATCGAAATCTCCGCGGACCGGCAGGGGCGGTGCTGGATCACAGTCCATTCCGGATCGCGCAATGCAGGGCATTCGGTTGCCGGCTACTACATGGCTCAGGCCAGGCGAATCGGGGACCGCTTTCTTTCGCTTCATTCGGAGATTGGACAAGCCTACTTGCGAGACATGATCTACTGCCAGAACTTCGCCCTGGCCAACCGGTTGAAGATTGTCGAAGGCGTGTTGCGGATCATGGGATTTTCCGCTGCCGACATCGGCCGCCTGACAACCGAAAACCTGATCAATGAAAACCACAACCATGCCGAATTGCAGGACGGCAATCTGGTGCTGCATCGCAAGGGGGCGACCCCGGCAACTGACGGTCAGAAAGGCATCATCCCTGCCAATATGCGTGACGGCATCTATGTCACGGTGGGACTTGGCAACCGGGACTATCTCCAGTCGGCCTCGCACGGTGCCGGCCGGGTCATGAGCCGTTCGGAAGGCAGGCGTCGGGTCAAACTGGATAACTTTCGTGAGTCAATGAAGGGGATCATCGCCAGGGTGGACAAGGCGACTCTGGACGAATCGCCTTTTGTCTACAAGGAGATCGGCTCTGTCCTGGCGGCCCAGGAGGGTGTGGTGATCGAAGTGATCAACCACCTGCGCCCGCTGGTGAACATCAAGGGGGCATAA
- a CDS encoding transposase, giving the protein MPRQPRIDIPDLLQHVIVRGIERSTIFRDDEDRRNFVDRLQSLLAETETECLAWALIPNHFHLLLCPRRTTLSHFMRRLLTGYAVSFNRRHGRSGHLFQNRYKSFVCEEETYLLELIRYIHLNPLRANLVKELDELDRFPWCGHAELLGHGRTIGLPGDRVLPLFSKRKKTAQKNYRQFIEDGVDQGKRPELVGGGLRRSLALQTASEDLQDFDERVLGSGDFVAALRKQGLLDQAPSLLLDLDTLQTEIEAYCKLPTAGLRRRARGGPVSKARALFCYCAVRQFNYSGAAVGKILKMGSSSVSRAAQRGELLIQADKEARGWLERLLRQ; this is encoded by the coding sequence ATGCCGAGACAACCCCGTATCGACATTCCTGACCTGCTGCAGCACGTCATTGTCCGCGGCATCGAGCGTAGCACCATCTTTCGCGATGATGAAGATCGGCGCAACTTTGTGGATCGACTGCAATCCCTGCTTGCTGAAACAGAGACTGAATGCCTGGCCTGGGCGTTGATTCCCAATCATTTCCATTTGCTGCTTTGTCCCCGCAGAACCACACTGTCGCACTTCATGCGCCGGCTGCTGACCGGTTATGCCGTCTCTTTCAATCGCCGTCATGGACGCAGCGGCCATCTTTTCCAGAATCGGTACAAATCGTTTGTCTGCGAAGAGGAGACTTATCTGCTCGAACTGATCCGCTACATCCATCTCAACCCCCTGCGGGCCAATCTGGTCAAAGAGCTGGACGAGCTGGATCGCTTTCCGTGGTGCGGTCATGCGGAACTGCTCGGGCATGGCAGAACCATCGGACTCCCTGGGGACAGGGTTTTGCCCCTCTTTTCAAAACGGAAGAAGACGGCACAAAAAAACTATCGTCAATTTATCGAGGATGGTGTTGACCAGGGCAAGCGGCCTGAACTCGTGGGCGGCGGCCTGCGCCGCAGCCTGGCCCTGCAAACCGCCAGCGAAGATCTGCAGGATTTTGATGAGCGTGTACTCGGCAGTGGAGACTTTGTGGCAGCACTTCGCAAACAGGGACTGCTTGACCAAGCCCCCTCTCTCTTGCTGGACCTGGACACATTGCAGACCGAAATCGAGGCTTACTGCAAATTGCCGACCGCCGGTCTGCGGCGCAGGGCTCGGGGAGGGCCGGTATCAAAGGCTCGCGCTCTTTTCTGTTACTGCGCAGTGCGCCAGTTCAATTATTCGGGGGCAGCGGTCGGCAAAATCCTCAAGATGGGCTCATCTTCTGTCAGTCGTGCGGCGCAAAGGGGTGAATTGTTGATTCAGGCGGACAAAGAGGCCAGGGGCTGGCTTGAAAGGTTGCTAAGGCAATAA
- a CDS encoding nucleotidyl transferase AbiEii/AbiGii toxin family protein, translating into MRELVAQMFAKYDCQRVEDASRALREILQELALLGLWRAKFFERAAFYGGTALRILYGLDRFSEDLDFSLLRPMPDFSLGRYSQALERELAAFGFEVRVEQKGKAVATAVQSAFLKADTANELLVIQAGEPIRRQIPAGQVTRIKIEVDTAPPPGFATENKFLLQPIPFSVRSYRLPDLFAGKMHAVLCRRWKNRVKGRDWYDLIWYCAHHPELHLAHLEQRMRQSGHWNGTASLSPDSFHDLLAGSIGRLDVDQARREVLPFVRNPEALAVWSREFFLDVVRRIRFV; encoded by the coding sequence ATGCGTGAACTTGTCGCCCAGATGTTTGCCAAATACGACTGCCAGCGGGTTGAGGATGCCTCCCGGGCACTGCGGGAAATCCTCCAGGAACTGGCCCTGCTCGGCCTGTGGCGGGCCAAGTTCTTTGAGAGGGCCGCTTTTTACGGTGGGACCGCCTTGCGCATTCTGTATGGGTTGGACCGTTTTTCCGAAGACCTCGATTTTTCCCTTTTGCGGCCCATGCCTGATTTCAGCCTGGGGCGCTACAGCCAGGCGCTGGAGCGTGAACTGGCGGCCTTTGGTTTCGAGGTGCGGGTGGAACAGAAGGGGAAGGCCGTCGCGACGGCAGTACAGTCGGCCTTTTTGAAGGCCGACACCGCCAATGAACTGCTGGTCATTCAGGCCGGCGAGCCCATCCGCCGCCAGATTCCGGCCGGCCAGGTTACCCGAATCAAAATCGAGGTTGACACCGCACCGCCGCCGGGCTTTGCCACGGAAAACAAGTTCTTGCTGCAGCCGATCCCCTTCAGTGTTCGCAGTTACCGTCTGCCCGACCTGTTCGCCGGAAAGATGCACGCCGTACTCTGTCGGCGCTGGAAAAACCGTGTGAAGGGCCGCGACTGGTACGACCTGATCTGGTATTGTGCCCACCATCCGGAACTGCATCTGGCCCATCTGGAGCAGCGGATGCGTCAGAGCGGCCACTGGAACGGGACGGCAAGCCTCAGCCCCGATTCGTTCCATGATCTGCTTGCCGGGAGCATCGGTCGGCTTGATGTCGATCAAGCCCGCAGGGAGGTTCTGCCGTTTGTCCGAAACCCGGAAGCACTGGCCGTCTGGTCACGGGAGTTTTTTCTCGACGTGGTGAGGCGGATCAGGTTCGTCTGA
- a CDS encoding Fic family protein: MATPREKLATSLEVLRQLEPKSVIRSAQISRVHRERLVQNGYLMEVVKGWYVITRPSVNDGSSTPWFASYWTFVATYLDERFGDDYCLSSESSLLLHTGSTVVPGQLVVIVKAKGTQKLNLPFDTSLLIYTDRKNFPADRTRINGLWVMDLPMALCKASPSFFKQNSTTAELALRMVGDVSGLLRILLDNGNLAAASRLAGAYQVLGFDPFADQIVSSMEAGGYPVKAVNPFEKKISFLAGGKRILSPYIGRMEFMWESMRETVVENFPVPPGIPEDHRAYLLQIEERYSSDAYNSLSIEGYQVTPALIEQVRKGDWNPDGDEHDRLHGNALAAKGYDLAFKAVQESIRQILAGGKAGDVVSIDHQRWYAQMFSPSVQAGILKPSELAGYRNQPVYIRGSQHVPLPPASVLDCMEALFRLLSAEPHPGVRAVLGHFLFVFVHPYMDGNGRLGRFLMNTMLASGGYPWTVIRMTSRTRYMDSLEEASAKGNILEFTRFIVREMSEA, translated from the coding sequence ATGGCGACTCCCAGAGAGAAGTTGGCAACCTCATTGGAGGTGCTCAGGCAGCTCGAACCCAAAAGCGTCATCCGCTCGGCACAGATCAGCAGGGTGCATCGAGAAAGGCTTGTTCAAAACGGCTACCTCATGGAGGTCGTCAAGGGCTGGTATGTCATTACCCGCCCGTCAGTGAATGATGGCAGCAGTACACCCTGGTTCGCCTCCTACTGGACATTCGTCGCAACCTATCTTGATGAACGTTTTGGTGACGATTACTGTCTGTCGTCCGAGTCGTCGCTGTTGCTCCATACCGGGTCAACCGTTGTCCCTGGCCAGCTGGTTGTTATCGTCAAGGCCAAGGGGACACAAAAGCTGAATCTGCCCTTTGACACTTCGTTGCTGATCTACACCGACCGGAAAAACTTCCCCGCCGACAGGACCCGCATCAACGGTCTATGGGTCATGGACCTGCCAATGGCCCTGTGCAAGGCGTCACCATCCTTCTTCAAGCAAAATTCGACCACCGCTGAACTTGCCCTGCGCATGGTTGGTGATGTTTCGGGCCTTTTGAGAATCCTGCTCGACAACGGCAACCTTGCAGCTGCTTCGCGACTGGCCGGAGCCTACCAGGTTCTCGGCTTTGACCCATTCGCAGACCAGATTGTCAGCAGCATGGAAGCGGGAGGCTACCCGGTCAAAGCGGTCAATCCCTTTGAGAAAAAGATCTCTTTTCTCGCCGGAGGGAAAAGGATTCTGTCTCCCTACATCGGCAGGATGGAATTCATGTGGGAGTCGATGCGGGAAACTGTGGTGGAAAATTTCCCTGTTCCTCCCGGAATCCCCGAGGATCATCGGGCATACCTGCTGCAGATTGAAGAGAGATATTCCAGTGATGCCTACAACTCATTGTCCATCGAGGGATACCAGGTAACGCCTGCACTGATTGAGCAGGTGCGCAAGGGAGACTGGAACCCCGACGGGGATGAACATGACCGGCTCCATGGAAATGCCCTGGCCGCAAAAGGATACGACCTCGCCTTCAAGGCGGTTCAAGAGAGCATCAGGCAGATTCTTGCCGGGGGGAAGGCGGGGGATGTTGTCTCAATCGACCACCAGAGATGGTACGCGCAGATGTTTTCCCCTTCAGTCCAGGCAGGGATTTTGAAACCTTCCGAACTGGCCGGATACCGGAACCAGCCGGTGTATATCAGAGGCTCCCAACATGTGCCTCTTCCCCCGGCCTCCGTTCTGGATTGCATGGAAGCTTTGTTCCGGCTCCTTTCCGCAGAGCCCCACCCCGGTGTCAGGGCAGTGCTCGGGCATTTTCTTTTTGTTTTTGTCCACCCGTACATGGATGGAAACGGGCGGCTCGGGCGCTTTCTGATGAATACGATGCTCGCCTCCGGGGGGTATCCGTGGACCGTCATCCGCATGACCAGCCGAACCCGCTATATGGACTCTCTGGAAGAGGCCTCTGCCAAGGGGAACATTCTGGAATTTACGCGATTCATTGTCCGGGAGATGTCCGAGGCGTAG